The following proteins come from a genomic window of Azotosporobacter soli:
- a CDS encoding ATP-binding cassette domain-containing protein, with product MLQVKIQKHLPDFSLEMDFSLTNRILVLFGPSGSGKTTLLRCIAGLTTPDSGKICLDGITYYDSELGLFLPPRQRRVAYMFQEYALFPHMNVRQNIRYGLSKPDSTTEDLYASLLDSLKISHLIERDVRQLSGGEQQRVALARALVTQPKVLLLDEPLSSLDWDTRQELQQELRTLQELWRIPFVLVTHHRDEAESVGDDIIFLAQGKPRTPPLDCSSAEARLLLGAEDEELTGVSY from the coding sequence ATGTTGCAAGTCAAAATTCAAAAACATTTGCCCGATTTTAGTCTGGAAATGGATTTTTCTCTTACCAACCGCATTCTTGTGCTATTCGGCCCGTCCGGCAGCGGCAAGACCACGCTGCTGCGCTGCATCGCCGGCTTGACTACGCCGGATAGTGGAAAAATCTGCTTAGACGGCATCACCTATTACGATTCGGAGCTAGGCCTGTTTTTGCCGCCCCGCCAACGCCGCGTCGCTTACATGTTTCAGGAATATGCATTGTTTCCGCATATGAATGTCCGGCAAAACATCCGTTATGGACTCTCGAAGCCGGACAGCACTACTGAAGATTTGTACGCCAGCCTGCTTGATAGCCTTAAGATTAGCCACCTTATCGAGCGCGATGTCCGGCAATTATCGGGCGGTGAACAACAACGCGTCGCTCTGGCCAGAGCCTTGGTCACGCAGCCTAAAGTCTTGCTTTTAGACGAACCCCTTTCCTCCTTGGATTGGGACACCCGCCAGGAATTGCAACAGGAGCTGCGCACGCTGCAGGAGTTGTGGCGCATCCCATTTGTCTTGGTCACCCACCACCGGGATGAAGCGGAAAGCGTCGGTGACGACATCATCTTCCTCGCCCAGGGCAAGCCCCGTACGCCGCCGCTCGATT
- the modB gene encoding molybdate ABC transporter permease subunit, with the protein MFDWFPVLLSLKVAAVSLVIVFFLGVASAFVMHRWHFPGQSILEALFMLPLVLPPVVTGFLLLLLIGKQGPLGYWLHSCFDLQLIFTVYAAILAGVVVAFPLMYQSTKAAFSRVDHRLEDAARTLGASEWRVFFTITLPLAKGGLLSGMVLSFARALGEFGATIMVAGNIPGRTQTLPLAIYFAAEANDLSKAGAYVLLISALTFLLIFGLNRWNKPTGRRASEQGWF; encoded by the coding sequence TTGTTTGATTGGTTTCCCGTTTTGCTTTCGCTTAAGGTGGCTGCGGTTTCGCTGGTCATTGTTTTTTTCCTCGGCGTTGCCAGTGCTTTTGTTATGCACCGTTGGCATTTTCCCGGCCAATCCATTCTTGAAGCCCTCTTTATGCTGCCGCTCGTGCTGCCGCCAGTCGTCACCGGCTTTCTCCTGCTGCTGCTGATCGGAAAGCAGGGGCCGCTTGGTTATTGGTTGCACAGTTGCTTTGACCTGCAACTTATTTTCACGGTCTATGCCGCTATCCTGGCAGGCGTCGTCGTCGCTTTTCCTTTGATGTATCAAAGCACCAAGGCCGCTTTTTCGCGTGTTGATCATCGTTTGGAAGATGCCGCCCGAACACTCGGCGCGAGCGAATGGCGCGTTTTTTTCACGATCACGTTGCCGCTCGCCAAAGGCGGTTTATTGTCCGGCATGGTCTTATCGTTCGCACGTGCGCTAGGCGAATTCGGCGCAACGATCATGGTCGCCGGAAACATCCCCGGTCGTACGCAAACGCTGCCGCTAGCCATTTATTTTGCCGCCGAAGCCAACGATTTATCGAAGGCAGGAGCTTATGTACTTTTAATCAGCGCGCTTACCTTCCTTTTAATTTTCGGCTTGAACCGCTGGAATAAGCCGACTGGGCGACGCGCTTCCGAACAGGGGTGGTTTTGA
- a CDS encoding TOBE domain-containing protein, whose protein sequence is MKISGRNKMGATIKEIVQGGVMAKIVMDYKGDELVAVITNDSVQDLGLKVGDQVTALVKATEMMIMK, encoded by the coding sequence ATGAAAATCAGCGGCAGAAATAAAATGGGCGCCACAATCAAGGAAATTGTCCAGGGCGGCGTGATGGCCAAGATCGTGATGGACTACAAAGGCGATGAGCTGGTCGCGGTGATTACCAATGATTCGGTGCAAGATTTGGGCCTGAAGGTCGGCGATCAGGTCACGGCGCTGGTCAAAGCGACGGAAATGATGATCATGAAATGA
- a CDS encoding phospholipase D family protein → MNQSVKRYGVIGIALLLTFSAGVFTGCSKDKKASSAADVSVKENLPDGLKTAHTVNATGTIEVAFSPKGGGTELVVKAIKEAKKSVQVQAYSFTSSDIAQALVNAKKSGVDVKVILDKSQESEKYTSATFLANAGIPVKIDHDFAIAHNKIMIIDGINVVTGSFNFTKAAEEKNTENVLLMRGNKALADLYVQNWQWRWSGTEDYKAQ, encoded by the coding sequence ATGAATCAATCTGTGAAACGATATGGCGTAATCGGCATTGCATTGCTACTGACTTTTTCGGCGGGCGTCTTTACCGGCTGCAGCAAGGATAAAAAAGCGTCTTCAGCGGCGGACGTTTCGGTGAAGGAAAACCTGCCGGACGGACTTAAGACGGCGCACACGGTAAACGCAACAGGAACGATAGAAGTTGCGTTTTCACCGAAAGGCGGCGGAACTGAATTAGTGGTCAAAGCAATCAAAGAAGCGAAAAAGAGCGTACAGGTGCAGGCATACAGCTTTACCAGCAGTGACATCGCACAAGCGCTGGTCAATGCTAAAAAAAGCGGCGTCGATGTGAAAGTGATCCTCGATAAATCGCAGGAGTCGGAGAAATATACCTCGGCGACCTTCCTGGCCAACGCCGGGATCCCGGTGAAAATCGATCATGATTTTGCGATTGCGCACAATAAGATTATGATCATCGATGGAATCAATGTGGTTACCGGTTCATTCAATTTTACGAAGGCGGCGGAGGAGAAGAACACGGAAAACGTTTTGCTTATGCGAGGCAATAAGGCGCTGGCCGATTTATACGTACAAAACTGGCAGTGGCGCTGGTCGGGAACGGAGGATTATAAGGCTCAGTGA
- a CDS encoding dicarboxylate/amino acid:cation symporter, translated as MSWLRSLHVQVLVSIVVGIALGHFAPATGEAMKPLGDAFIKLIKMIIAPIIFCTIVTGIAGMDSMKKVGRVGGKALLYFEVVSIFALILGLVAVNFLAPGVGMNIDPLTLDTKAIASYTTAAKSQSSLDFFMNIIPNTVVDAFAKGDILQVLLISLLFGWALSLLGKESILFKIITDLSHCLFKLVDLIMRLAPIGTFGAMAFTIGKYGLASLGPLAKLLLCFYGTCIVFVLVVLGPVAHWTGVGLFPFLSYIKEELLIVFGTASSESVLPRIMEKLERMGCGKSVVGMVIPTGYSFNLDGTSIYLTMAAIFVAQATNSDLTLVQQLTILAVLMLTSKGASGVTGSGFIVLAATLSVIPGIPVAGLALIFGIDRFMSQGRALTNLIGNGIATIVIAKWEKDFEPRKFQAIQSAEAESACETAKVS; from the coding sequence ATGTCGTGGTTACGCTCTTTACATGTACAAGTGCTGGTATCCATCGTTGTCGGCATTGCGTTGGGTCATTTTGCACCTGCGACCGGTGAGGCAATGAAGCCGTTAGGTGATGCCTTCATTAAATTGATCAAGATGATTATCGCGCCGATTATTTTTTGCACTATCGTGACCGGCATTGCGGGAATGGATAGTATGAAGAAGGTCGGACGGGTCGGCGGCAAGGCGCTGCTCTATTTTGAAGTGGTTTCGATTTTTGCGCTGATTCTCGGTCTTGTCGCGGTGAATTTCCTCGCGCCCGGCGTCGGCATGAACATCGACCCGCTGACGCTCGACACCAAAGCGATCGCCAGCTATACGACGGCGGCCAAGAGCCAAAGCTCGCTGGATTTCTTCATGAACATTATTCCGAATACGGTGGTTGACGCCTTTGCCAAAGGCGATATCCTGCAGGTCCTTTTGATCTCGCTCCTTTTCGGCTGGGCGCTGTCGCTGCTTGGCAAGGAGAGCATTCTCTTTAAGATCATAACGGATCTGTCGCACTGTCTCTTTAAACTTGTCGACCTGATTATGCGTTTGGCGCCGATCGGCACGTTTGGCGCGATGGCCTTTACGATCGGAAAATACGGCCTGGCGTCGCTCGGCCCACTGGCTAAACTGCTGCTTTGCTTTTACGGCACATGCATCGTCTTCGTCCTCGTCGTGCTCGGACCGGTGGCGCACTGGACCGGCGTAGGCCTCTTTCCGTTTCTCTCCTATATAAAGGAAGAATTGCTGATCGTCTTCGGTACGGCCTCTTCCGAGAGCGTGCTGCCGCGCATCATGGAAAAATTGGAACGGATGGGCTGCGGTAAATCCGTGGTCGGCATGGTCATCCCGACCGGATATTCGTTCAATCTTGACGGTACTTCAATCTATCTGACGATGGCGGCCATCTTCGTCGCGCAGGCGACGAACAGCGACCTGACGCTGGTGCAGCAGCTGACGATCCTGGCGGTGCTGATGCTGACGTCGAAGGGCGCATCCGGCGTGACCGGCAGCGGCTTCATCGTCCTGGCGGCCACGCTGTCGGTCATCCCCGGCATTCCGGTAGCCGGCTTGGCGCTGATCTTCGGCATTGACCGTTTCATGTCGCAGGGACGTGCGCTGACCAACCTGATCGGTAACGGCATTGCCACGATTGTAATCGCCAAGTGGGAAAAGGATTTTGAGCCGAGAAAGTTTCAGGCGATCCAGAGCGCTGAGGCCGAGTCGGCCTGTGAAACGGCAAAAGTTTCTTGA
- a CDS encoding diguanylate cyclase, with translation MLQHPGYELQELLQEREDYRIVRGIRRRDKHPVLLTFSRNDTARRVNSQTVLREYELLAGVHSPRVMTVLDLEQDDDGWFLVWEDFAGLPLASWLETAEPTLEQALEIGVALAEGLSDLHQQRIVHAALRPENILYAPQTANVKIWGTDVASGVSAQMALKASDAALRLDPAYLSPEQTGRMRREMDWRTDLYTLGLLLYRLIAGQLPFQAKSAQEWIHCHMAVAPLPLTAACPAAPTILGDLIGRLLEKDPECRYQSAAGVAYDLQHCLREWRMKQAIPLFVLASHDKLDILRLPDHFYGRVEEREQLLACLAKATQLECQTVLLTGRSGVGKSWLARELQWPVLMQGGVFGEGKFQELHRSLPYSGWYEACEELMAQLLAKAPEDVGELRSRLLIALGEGAALLADFLPRGEALLGRATPTEETNGGDAEKRLFVAVKRFFQIVAEPERPVVLFFDDLQWADLASLKLLREISQSQAALVVIAAYRENRLDGENLLSGWLEQMQQETSLLQLTLKEHPYEVTLKILEEVLGVRGENVAQLAELVYGRTQGNILFLSRFLEHLHDQGLLSFSREEGAWQWSLAAIRETSLADNVVGLMTEKVKSLPSATLELLILASCFGIRVLRDTLAAIAEKSPWQVAATLRLAVAEGLLLSTEYGYKFAHDRIQEVAYAMLEKESAARYHLQIARSLYDSLEPAERGKRIFELVDQWNLAAHIISEAGEIRRVMILNLEAGRRAKASAAYRSAYGYFSAGIALLAKEQWQSDYALALALYSEGAEAACLGGMFAQSESWSEIVLERGMTLLDRVPAYEVRIQNRIAQSRIEEAVSAGLEALAALDLVLPREVRLDEVWPEVDRVQAALGGRGMQELEELPRLTDLKALAVLRVLTRMGAPTYQTSQPLFIMVICRLVEISVTQGNSPYAAYGYVSYGAILAGMYQHVEAGYRFGRLALAVSKRYQTVSLRTKTLFVFGSHILHWREAVKESLPVLEEAYQSAWETGDFEYGGYAAAQRLQYAFYAGFDLNDLQTEMLAVKERLTQWGQSKTAGWNQFFLTLVTRLQGQGTAGGEEPLAASQKEATGKLYEKITRLIGDYLLREEEAGLRKLAEECRQQLAGVNAMYTTPVFHFYESLARLAGQEKSETAEDEVVEENQRRLWRWAQHAPENHLHKYYLVEAERLRIRRQWDEAGALYEQAASLAKQYDCLGEEALAWELGGRFFLARGRDVVGRAYLNQAHSLYTAWGALGKASKMRDEHAFIQAQSQAANGLDRWDWMAVLEASRVVAGERNLEELLTKMVRIVLENSGAQRVCFLSEVGDALWLEAEGFAARPPVISLQAERLSEGSERIPLLLLRYALAGQRLLWLPSAEEDRRFAADSCVRQNHVKSVLCLPMHSQGKRMGVLYLENNSARGVFTEDRIRLLEMLSTQMAVALENARLWREMEERVAKRTKALEEALLAQADSERSYRLIAEYAADVIWTIRPDDFSFTYASPSILRLTGWRADEVKGKSVEVLLSEESRAEFTKRLQCLTEGYQAGRPAALLPDRWDCRYLRADGASVEVENVVTLLTDKRGQVEGLLGISRDITERKALEGELVMLATTDMLTGIANRRHFVDQVQAELQRARRYQRPVALLVMDLDRFKDVNDTYGHPCGDEVLRQFTQLCRHNLRNSDHLGRLGGEEFAALLPETALPAAKAVAERIRVSMEENRVAWEGQEVKCTVSIGVTVLGSEEESWETFLGRADRALYTAKRSGRNRVDGL, from the coding sequence ATGTTGCAACATCCAGGTTATGAATTGCAAGAATTGCTGCAGGAGCGAGAAGATTATCGCATTGTTCGTGGCATACGCCGCCGGGATAAGCATCCGGTCTTGCTCACCTTTAGCCGCAACGATACGGCCAGGCGTGTGAACAGTCAGACGGTGCTGCGCGAATATGAGCTGCTGGCCGGAGTACATTCGCCGCGCGTCATGACGGTGCTTGACTTAGAACAGGACGATGACGGCTGGTTTTTGGTTTGGGAAGATTTTGCGGGGCTTCCGCTGGCCAGCTGGCTGGAAACGGCGGAGCCTACCTTAGAGCAGGCTTTGGAAATCGGCGTCGCGTTGGCGGAAGGGTTGTCGGATCTGCATCAGCAACGAATTGTCCATGCGGCGCTGCGTCCGGAGAACATCCTTTATGCGCCGCAAACGGCAAACGTTAAGATCTGGGGGACTGACGTCGCCAGCGGTGTAAGCGCGCAAATGGCGCTTAAGGCCAGCGACGCCGCTTTGCGGCTCGATCCGGCCTATCTGTCGCCGGAGCAGACCGGGCGGATGCGGCGCGAAATGGATTGGCGCACGGATCTTTATACGCTGGGACTGCTTTTATATCGCTTGATCGCAGGGCAGCTGCCGTTTCAGGCTAAGAGCGCGCAGGAGTGGATTCATTGCCATATGGCGGTTGCGCCGCTTCCGTTAACGGCCGCTTGTCCGGCCGCGCCGACGATTCTCGGCGATCTGATCGGACGTTTGCTGGAAAAAGATCCGGAATGCCGCTATCAATCAGCGGCGGGCGTCGCCTATGACCTGCAGCATTGCCTGCGCGAGTGGCGAATGAAGCAGGCGATCCCGTTGTTTGTCCTGGCGAGTCATGACAAGCTTGATATCCTCCGTTTGCCGGATCACTTCTACGGCAGGGTCGAAGAACGGGAACAGCTGCTGGCCTGCCTTGCGAAAGCGACGCAGCTCGAATGTCAGACGGTTTTGCTCACAGGCCGTTCCGGAGTCGGCAAATCCTGGCTGGCGCGCGAACTGCAATGGCCGGTGCTGATGCAGGGCGGCGTGTTCGGCGAAGGTAAATTTCAGGAACTTCATCGCAGCCTGCCATATTCCGGCTGGTATGAGGCCTGTGAAGAACTTATGGCGCAATTGCTGGCGAAAGCGCCGGAAGACGTGGGCGAATTGCGCAGCCGTCTGCTGATTGCGCTTGGCGAAGGCGCGGCGCTGCTGGCCGACTTTTTGCCGCGCGGCGAAGCGCTGCTCGGCCGGGCGACGCCGACGGAGGAGACGAACGGCGGCGATGCGGAAAAAAGACTTTTCGTTGCCGTAAAGCGCTTCTTTCAGATCGTTGCCGAACCGGAGCGCCCGGTAGTTCTGTTTTTCGACGACTTGCAGTGGGCGGATCTTGCGTCTTTAAAATTGCTGCGGGAAATTTCACAGAGTCAGGCTGCGCTGGTCGTGATCGCCGCTTATCGCGAGAACCGACTGGATGGGGAAAATCTGCTGTCCGGTTGGCTTGAACAGATGCAGCAGGAAACGTCGCTGCTGCAGTTGACGCTGAAAGAGCATCCCTATGAAGTGACGCTGAAGATCTTGGAAGAGGTTCTTGGCGTGCGGGGAGAGAATGTCGCGCAGCTGGCGGAACTGGTCTACGGCCGGACGCAGGGGAACATCCTCTTCTTATCACGTTTTTTGGAGCACCTGCACGATCAGGGGCTGCTTTCGTTCTCGCGTGAGGAAGGAGCCTGGCAGTGGAGTCTGGCGGCCATTCGCGAGACGAGCCTGGCCGACAATGTAGTTGGACTGATGACGGAAAAGGTAAAGAGTCTGCCCAGTGCGACGCTGGAGCTTTTGATCCTGGCCTCCTGTTTCGGCATTCGCGTCTTGCGCGACACGTTGGCCGCGATCGCGGAAAAGTCGCCTTGGCAGGTTGCGGCGACGCTGCGTCTGGCCGTCGCGGAAGGCTTGTTGCTCTCGACCGAGTACGGCTATAAGTTTGCGCATGACCGCATCCAGGAAGTGGCCTATGCGATGCTGGAAAAAGAGAGCGCGGCCCGCTACCATTTGCAGATCGCCCGCTCGCTCTATGATTCGCTCGAACCGGCGGAGCGGGGCAAACGAATTTTTGAACTGGTCGATCAATGGAATCTGGCGGCGCATATCATTTCAGAGGCGGGCGAGATTCGCCGCGTTATGATCTTGAATCTCGAAGCGGGCCGCAGGGCGAAAGCGTCAGCCGCTTATCGCTCTGCCTATGGTTATTTTTCCGCCGGCATAGCGCTTTTAGCAAAAGAGCAGTGGCAATCCGATTATGCGTTGGCATTGGCGCTTTATAGTGAGGGCGCCGAGGCGGCCTGCCTCGGCGGCATGTTTGCGCAAAGTGAAAGCTGGAGCGAGATTGTGCTGGAGCGGGGCATGACGCTGCTCGACAGAGTGCCTGCCTATGAAGTGAGAATCCAGAACCGGATCGCGCAGTCGCGCATTGAAGAGGCTGTGAGCGCGGGGCTTGAGGCGCTGGCGGCGCTGGATTTGGTGTTGCCGCGCGAAGTGCGTCTGGACGAGGTCTGGCCGGAAGTGGACCGGGTACAGGCGGCGCTCGGCGGGCGCGGCATGCAGGAATTGGAAGAACTGCCGCGCCTTACGGATCTGAAGGCGCTGGCCGTACTGCGCGTGCTGACCCGGATGGGTGCGCCGACGTATCAGACGTCGCAGCCTTTATTCATCATGGTGATCTGCCGTTTGGTCGAGATCTCGGTGACGCAAGGCAATTCGCCGTATGCCGCCTATGGCTACGTAAGCTATGGCGCGATTTTGGCCGGCATGTATCAACATGTCGAAGCGGGCTATCGTTTTGGCCGCTTGGCGCTGGCCGTGAGCAAGCGATACCAGACGGTCAGTTTGCGGACAAAGACGCTGTTTGTCTTTGGCTCGCATATTCTTCACTGGCGAGAAGCGGTGAAAGAGAGCTTGCCTGTACTGGAAGAGGCATATCAGAGCGCTTGGGAGACGGGCGACTTCGAATATGGCGGTTACGCGGCGGCGCAGCGTTTGCAATACGCTTTTTATGCCGGATTCGACTTGAACGACCTGCAAACGGAGATGCTGGCGGTAAAAGAGCGTTTGACGCAATGGGGACAGAGCAAAACGGCCGGCTGGAATCAGTTTTTCCTGACGCTGGTCACCCGCTTGCAGGGACAGGGGACTGCGGGCGGCGAAGAGCCTTTGGCGGCCAGCCAGAAAGAGGCGACAGGAAAACTTTATGAGAAAATAACGCGCCTGATCGGCGACTATTTGCTGCGCGAAGAGGAAGCGGGCCTGCGCAAGCTGGCGGAAGAATGCCGACAGCAGTTGGCGGGCGTAAACGCGATGTATACGACGCCTGTCTTTCATTTCTATGAATCGCTGGCGCGTCTGGCCGGGCAAGAGAAAAGCGAAACGGCCGAAGACGAAGTGGTCGAGGAGAATCAGCGCAGACTCTGGCGCTGGGCGCAGCATGCACCGGAAAATCATCTGCATAAATATTACCTGGTGGAAGCGGAACGTTTGCGTATCCGCAGACAGTGGGATGAAGCGGGCGCACTTTACGAACAGGCGGCAAGCCTGGCTAAACAGTACGACTGTCTGGGTGAGGAGGCGCTGGCCTGGGAACTGGGCGGCCGATTCTTTCTCGCGCGCGGCAGAGATGTCGTGGGCCGTGCATATTTGAACCAGGCGCACAGCCTGTACACGGCTTGGGGCGCGCTGGGCAAGGCGAGTAAAATGCGCGATGAACATGCGTTCATTCAGGCGCAAAGTCAGGCGGCAAACGGGTTGGACCGCTGGGACTGGATGGCGGTGCTCGAGGCATCGCGCGTCGTCGCCGGAGAGCGGAACTTGGAAGAACTGTTGACGAAGATGGTACGGATTGTGTTGGAAAACAGCGGTGCGCAGCGGGTCTGTTTCTTAAGTGAAGTCGGTGATGCGTTGTGGCTGGAAGCGGAAGGCTTTGCCGCGCGGCCGCCGGTGATTAGCCTGCAGGCAGAACGCTTGAGCGAAGGCAGCGAGCGCATCCCGTTGCTTTTGCTGCGCTATGCGCTTGCCGGACAGCGTCTGCTTTGGCTGCCTTCAGCCGAAGAAGACCGCCGCTTTGCCGCCGACAGCTGTGTACGTCAGAACCACGTGAAATCGGTGCTTTGTCTGCCGATGCACAGCCAAGGCAAGCGGATGGGCGTGTTGTACTTGGAAAACAACAGCGCGCGCGGCGTCTTTACCGAAGACCGGATCCGGCTGCTGGAAATGTTGTCGACGCAAATGGCGGTGGCGCTCGAAAACGCGCGCCTTTGGCGGGAGATGGAAGAACGGGTCGCGAAGCGGACGAAGGCGCTGGAAGAGGCGCTGCTTGCGCAGGCGGATAGTGAACGAAGCTATCGTCTGATTGCGGAATACGCGGCGGATGTGATCTGGACGATCCGGCCGGACGACTTTTCCTTCACCTATGCCAGCCCGTCGATTCTTCGCCTGACCGGTTGGCGGGCCGACGAAGTGAAAGGAAAATCGGTTGAGGTTTTGCTCAGCGAAGAAAGCCGGGCTGAATTCACAAAACGCCTGCAATGCCTTACAGAAGGCTACCAGGCCGGCCGGCCGGCCGCCTTGTTGCCGGATCGCTGGGACTGCCGTTATCTGCGTGCGGATGGCGCGAGCGTAGAAGTGGAGAACGTCGTAACGCTGCTTACCGACAAGCGCGGCCAGGTGGAAGGTCTGCTTGGCATTTCGCGCGATATTACGGAGCGAAAGGCGCTGGAGGGGGAACTTGTGATGCTGGCTACCACCGATATGTTGACGGGCATTGCGAATCGCCGTCACTTTGTCGACCAAGTGCAGGCCGAACTGCAGCGAGCGCGCCGCTACCAGCGGCCGGTGGCGCTTTTGGTCATGGACCTGGATCGCTTTAAAGACGTGAATGACACCTATGGACATCCGTGCGGCGACGAGGTCTTGCGCCAATTTACCCAACTCTGTCGCCACAATCTGCGCAACAGCGATCATCTGGGCCGCTTGGGCGGCGAAGAATTCGCCGCGCTGTTGCCGGAGACGGCGCTGCCAGCCGCAAAAGCGGTCGCGGAGCGGATTCGAGTTTCAATGGAAGAGAACCGCGTAGCCTGGGAAGGGCAAGAGGTGAAATGCACCGTCAGCATCGGCGTCACCGTACTCGGCAGCGAGGAAGAAAGCTGGGAAACCTTCCTTGGTCGGGCGGATCGCGCGCTGTATACGGCAAAGCGCTCGGGCCGCAACCGCGTCGACGGCTTGTAG